The genomic interval CTGCGCGCACCCGTGTCGCCCGTCGTCACGTCCGGCATGTTCGCCCTCCCGGCCCTCGTCGCGCCACGGACGGCACGCTCCCGGCAGGGAACGTATCCCGCTCACGGGCTCCCGGTCACCGCCCGCCCCCGCAGCTCCCGCCGCAGTATCTTCCCCGACACCGCCCGGGGCACCGTTTCGATGAATTCGACCGCCCGGACCTTCTTGTACGGGGCCACCCGCTCCGCCACCCAGGTCATCAGGTCCTCCGCCGTCACCGCCGCGCCCGCGCTCCGGACCACGTAGGCCTTCGGGATTTCGTTGCCGTCGGGGTCCTGGATGCCGATCACCGCCGCGTCCGCCACCCCCTCGTGGCCGAGCAGGAGCGCTTCCAGCTCCGCGGGGGCGACCTGGTAGCCCTTGTACTTGATGAGCTCCTTCACGCGGTCGACCACGAAGAGCCAGCCCGCCTCGTCGACCCGGCCGACGTCGCCGGTGTGCACCCAGCCGTCCGGGTCGATCATCTCGGCGGTGGCGTCGGGGCGGCCCAGGTACCCCTTCATGACCTGGGGGCCCCGGATCAGGATCTCGCCGGGCTCCCCGGGCGGGGCGTCGAGCGTCGGGTCGTCCAGGGACACGATCCGCATCTCCGTGCTCGGGAGCAGCGTGCCGACCGCGCCCGGCGGCGGGTTCTCGGCGGCGAGCGGGACGACGTGCGTGCCCGGGGACAGCTCCGTCATGCCGTACGCCTGGCGGACCGGCGGCAGCCCCAGGCGGCGGGAGCAGGCGGCGGCCAGGTCCGCGTCCAGCGGGGCGGCGGCGCTGACGATGTACTCCAGCGACGACAGGTCGTAGCGGTCGACCACCGGGTGCTTCGCGAGCGCCAGCACGATCGGCGGAGCCACGTACAGGCCGTTGATCCGGTGCGACTCGATCGCCGCCAGGAACTGCGCGAGGTCGAAGCGCGGGAGGACGACGATCGTGGCGCCCAGCCGCAAGGGGGCGTTCATCAGGGCCGTCAGGCCGTAGATGTGGAAGAACGGGAGGACGGCCAGAATCCGATGTCCCTCCCCCAACGGCACGAACGGGACCAGCTGTTCCAGGTTCGTCGCCATCGACCGGTGCGTCAGCATGACGCCCTTCGGCGCGCCCGTCGTGCCCGAGGAGTACGGGAGGGCCGCGACGTCCTCCGCCGGGTCCACGGTCACCATCGGTTCCGGGGCGGTCGTGGTGAGCATGTCCAGGAGCGAGGCGTGCCCCTCCGCGTGGTCGCAGACGAACACCTCCTCGATGCCGCCCACGAGTTCGGCGGCCCGGCGGGCGACCGCCAGCAGCGGGGACACCGTGACGATCCAGCGCGCCGAGGAGTCGCGGAGCTGCTTCGCGAACTCCTCCGCCGTGGCCAGCGGGTGCACCGTCGTGACCGTGGCGCCCGCCCGCGTCGCCGCGTGGAAGACGGCCGGGTACGCGATGGTGTTCGGGCTGTGCAGGGCGAGCACGTCGCCCTTGACCAGGCCGGCGGCGGCGAGACCGGCGGCGATCCTGCGGTGGAAGGCGTCGAGCTGCGCGTACGTGAGGCGGCTGCTCGCGTTGGTGCCGTCGATCAGGGCGACGGTCTCGCCGAACCGCTCGGTGGCGTGCCCGAGCACCGCGTCGTGGATGGCGGTGTCGAGCGGCTGTACGTCGGGGTAATCGCTGCGGAACACATGCGCCATGCTGGGTCGGTCCCTTCGATGCGGTGGGGGCGTCGGCCTCTCGCGTGCGTACGGGCAACTGTGCTCTTCTCAGTAGGACTTGGGGAGACCCAGGGTCTGGTGGGATACGTAGTTCAGGATCATTTCCCGGCTTACGGGCGCGATCCGCGCCACCCGGGCCCCCGTGATCAGCGAGGCCAGACCGTACTCGCGCGTGAGCCCGTTGCCGCCCAGCGTGTGCACCGCCTGGTCCACCGCCTTCACGCACGCCTCACCCGCCGCGTACTTCGCCATGTTCGCCGCCTCGCCCGCGCCGACGTCGTCGCCCGCGTCGTACAGCCGGGCGGCCTTCTGCATCATCAGGCGGGCGAGTTCGAGCTCGATGTGGGCCTGGGCCAGCGGGTGGGCGACGGCCTGGTGGGCGCCGATGGGCTCCTTCCAGACCTGGCGGGTCTTCGCGTACTCGACCGCCCGGCCGAGCGCGTAACGCCCCATCCCGATACCGAAGGCCGCGGTCATGATGCGCTCCGGGTTGAGGCCGGCGAAGAGCTGGAGCAGCCCCGCGTCCTCGTCCCCCACCAGCGCCTCCGCCGGCAACCGCACGTCGTCCAGGACGAGTTCGAACTGCTTCTCCGGGGCGTGGACCTCCATGTCGATCCGGTTCCGCTGGAAGCCGGGCGTCTCGCGCGGGACGATGAAGAGGCACGCCTTGAGCTTGCCGGTCCTCGCATCCTCCGTGCGGCCCACGATCAGCGTGGCGTCCGCGATGTCCACGCCGGAGACGAACACCTTGCGGCCGGTGAGCAGCCAGTCACCACCGTCCCGGCGCGCCGTGGTCGTGATGCGGTGCGAGTTGGAACCGGCGTCCGGCTCGGTGATGCCGAACGCCATGGTGAGGGAACCGTCGGCGAGCCCGGGGAGCCACTGCCGCTTCTGCTCCTCCGTGCCGAAGCGGGATATCACCGTGCCGCAGATCGCGGGCGACACGATCATCATGAGGAGCGGGGAGCCGGACGCGCCCAATTCCTCCAGCACGATGGACAGTTCCGCCATCCCGGCGCCGCCGCCCCCGTACTCCTCGGGGAGGTTCACGCCGAGGAAGCCCGCCTTCGCGGCCTCGGCCCACAGCTCGCGGGGGTGGCCGCCCTCGCTGACGAGGGACTGCATGTACGCGCGCCCGTACCGCTTCCCGAGGGCGGCGACGGCGGCGCGCAGGGCCTGGTGCTCTTCGGTTTCGAGGACGGTGCTCGTGCTCATGCGGGCTGCTCCTCAGAAGGGTCCGTGGATGATTCAGTGACTACGGCCAGCAGGGCGCCGACCTCCACCTGGAGGCCGGGCGCGGCGTGCAGGGCGGTGAGCGTGCCGGAGGCGGGGGCGAGGACGCGGTGCTCCATCTTCATCGCCTCCAGCCAGATCAGCGGCTGCCCGGCCGTCACGGCGGCCCCCTCCGCGAGGCCGTCCGCGAGGCGGACCACCGTGCCGGGCATGGGGGCGAGCAGCGAGCCGGGCTCGGTGCGGTCGGCGGGGTCGGTGAAGCGGGGCAGCACGGTGAAGGTGTACGCGCCGGAGGCGGTGTCCACGTACGCCCTGGTGTCGTGGACGGTTACGTGGAAGGTCCGCGTCACCCCGTCGGTCTCCAGCGTGACGCGGTCGGGGGCGGCGGCCACGACGCGGACGCCGTCGTCGGGGACGGACAGGCCCGCGCGGCCGGAGCGGTACGTGATCTCGTGCTCGCTGCCGTCCGGTTCGCTGCGGTAGCGCCGGGCCTGGGGGCGGGACGGCAGGTTCCGCCAGGCGCCGAAGCGGGCGACGCCGCCCGCCGCCACGCCCCGTGCCGCCTCCGCCAGGGCCGCCGCGGTGGCCGCGAGCCGGGCGGCGGCCCCGTCGCCCGGAGCCGTCAGGGCCGCCAGGTGGCCGTCGTAGAACCCGGTGTCCGGCCGGCCGCCCACGAAGTCCGGGTGCCGCAACGAGCGGACGAGCAGGTCCCGGTTGGTCACCGGGCCGTGGATGCGCGCCCGCTCCAGGGCGCGGGCGAGCAGCCGCACCGCCTCGGCCCTGGTCGGCGCCCGGGCGATCACCTTGGCGATCAGCGGGTCGTAGTGCACGCCGATCGTGTCGCCGCCGGTGTACCCGGTGTCGAGCCGCACCCCCGGCTCGTCCGGGACCCGGAGCGAGAGCAGTGCTCCGGTCTGCGGCTGCCAGTCTCGCGCCGGGTCCTCCGCGTACAGCCGCGCCTCCACGGCATGCCCGACCGGTGACGGCGGCCCGGCGGCGGGCAGCGGCTCGCCCTCCGCGATCCGGAGCTGGAGCGCGACGAGGTCGAGCCCGAACACCTCCTCGGTCACCGGGTGCTCCACCTGAAGGCGCGTGTTCATCTCCAGGAAGTACGGCCGCCCGCCGGGAGCGACCAGGAACTCCACGGTCCCGGCGCCCCGATAGCCCACGGCCCGGGCCGCCGCCACCGCCGCCTCGTGCAGCCGCTCCCGCAGCTCATCGGGCAGAACGGGCGCGGGCGCCTCCTCGATGACCTTCTGGTGCCGCCGCTGGAGCGAGCAGTCCCGGGTCCCCAGCGCCCACACCCCGCCGTGCTCGTCCGCCATCACCTGGACCTCGACGTGCCGGCCGCGCTCCACGTACGGCTCGGCGAACACCTCCCCGTCCCCGAACGCGGACAGCGCCTCGGCCCCGGCGGCGGTCAACTCGCCCGGCAGGTCCCCCAGATCCCGCACGATCCGCATCCCCCGCCCCCCGCCGCCCGCCGCCGCCTTCAGCAGCAGCGGCAGGTCCTCGGCGGTCGCGGCGGCCGGGTCCACCGGCGCGAGGAGCGGCACCCCGGCGGCGGCCATCAGCTCCTTGGCGCGGGTCTTCGACGCCATCAGCTCGATCGCCTTCACGGGCGGCCCGATCCACCGCAGCCCGGCGTCCTGCACGGCGGCGGCGAAGTCCGCGTTCTCGGAGAGGAACCCGTACCCGGGGTGCACGGCGTCCGCCCCGGCCGCCAGCGCGGCGGCCACGACGAGATCGCCGCGCAGATACGTATCGGCGGGGGCCGCGCCCGGCAGCCGTACGGCGGTGTCGGCCTCCCGGACGTGCAGTGCGCCGGCGTCCGCGTCGGAGTACACGGCGACGGTGGCGATGCCGAGGGCCCGGCAGGTGCGGAAGATCCGGCAGGCGATCTCGCCCCGGTTGGCGACCAGCAGACTCTTGATCATCTCAGCTCACATCCGGAAGATTCCGAAGCCGCCCCGGGCGCCCTCGACCGGTGCGGTGTGGATGGCGGACAGGCACAGGCCGAGGACGGTCCGGGTGTCGCGCGGGTCGATGACCCCGTCGTCGTACAGCCGCCCGGACAGGAACATCGGCAGGGACTCGGACTCGATCTGCTGCTCGACCATCGCGCGCAGGGCGGCGTCCGCCTCGTCGTCGTACGGGCGGCCCTTCGCGGCGGCCGAGGCGCGGGCGACGATGGAGAGCACCCCGGCGAGCTGCTGCGGGCCCATGACGGCGGACTTGCTGCCGGGCCAGGCGAAGAGGAAGCGCGGGTCGTACGCCCTGCCGCACATCCCGTAGTGCCCGGCGCCGTAGGAGGCGCCCATCAGGACCGACAGGTGCGGGACCTTCGAGTTCGAGACGGCGTTGATCATCATCGCGCCGTGCTTGATGATGCCGCCCTGCTCGTACTCCTTGCCGACCATGTAGCCCGTGGTGTTGTGCAGGAAGAGCAGCGGGATGTCGCGCTGGTTGGCGAGCTGGATGAACTGCGCGGCCTTCTGCGACTCCTCGCTGAAGAGCACGCCCTGCGCGTTGGCCAGGATGCCGACCGGATAGCCGTGCAGCCGCGCCCAGCCGGTGACCAGGCTCGTCCCGTACAGCGGCTTGAACGCGTCGAAGTCCGAGCCGTCGACCAGCCGGGCGATCACCTCGCGCGGGTCGAACGGCACCTTCAGGTCACCGGGGACGATGCCGATCAGCTCGTCCTCGTCGTACTTGGGCGGCTCGGCGGGGCCCGGATCGGCGTGCGCCTTGCGCCAGTTGAGGCGGGCGACGATGCGGCGGGCCTGACGGAGCGCGTCGTGCTCGTCGACGGCGAAGTGGTCGGCGAGCCCGGACGTCCGGGCGTGCATCGCGGCCCCGCCGAGCGATTCGTCGTCGCTCTCCTCACCGGTCGCCATCTTGACGAGCGGCGGTCCGCCCAGGAAGACCTTCGAGCGTTCCTGGATCATCACGGTGTGGTCGGACATGCCGGGGACGTACGCGCCTCCGGCGGTCGAATTGCCGAAGACCACGGCGACGGTGGGGATTCCGGCGGCGGAGAGCCGCGTGAGGTCGCGGAAGAGCGCGCCGCCGGGGATGAATATCTCCTTCTGGGACGGGAGATCGGCGCCCCCGGACTCGACCAGGCTGATGACCGGAAGCCGGTTGGCGAAGGCGATCTCGTTCGCGCGCAGGGCCTTCTTCAGCGTCCACGGGTTCGAGGCCCCGCCGCGTACGGTCGGGTCGTTGGCGGTGATCAGGCACTCGACGCCCTCCACCACCCCGATCCCGGTGACGAGCGAGGCGCCGACCGCGTACTCACTGCCCCAGGCGGCGAGCGGCGACAGCTCCAGGAACGGCGTGTCCGGGTCGAGCAGCAGCTCGACGCGCTCGCGGGCGAGCAGCTTGCCGCGCCCCCGGTGCCGCTCGACGTACTTCTCGCCGCCGCCCTCCAACGCCTTGGCGTGCGCGGCCTCCAGCTCGGCCAGCTTGTCGAGCATCGCGGCCCGGTTGGCCGCGTAGTCGGGGCTCGCGGTGTCGAGCCCGGTGGGCAGGACGGTCATGCGGGCACCTCCAGAAGGGTCACGGGTATCTCCAGGTGGCGGGCGCGCAGCCACTCGCCCAGCGCCTTGGCCTGCGGGTCGAAGCGGTGCTGCGCGGCGACGCCTTCGCCGAGCAGCCCGCGCACGGTGAAGTTCAACGCCCGCAGGTTGGGAAGGACATGGCGTACGACAGTGAGGTCGGCGGTCTCCGGGAGGAGTTCGCGGAAGCGGTCGACGGTCAGCTCGTGCGCGAGCCAGCGCCACGCGGTCTCGTCCCGGACCCACACCCCGACGTTGGCGTCCCCGCCCTTGTCCCCGCTCCGGGCCCCGGCGACGCGGCCGAGGGGGCGCGGCGGGTGGGCCCGGGGTCCAACGGCTGTGGCAGGGGCGGCTGTTCGACGTCTCGCAGCTCTTGCGTCCGCACCGGAGGGCTCAGGAAACTGCGCGTCCCGTCCGGCAGTACGGCAACGTGCTCCACGTCCGCCGCCGGTACGTACCGCGCCTCGAACACCCCGTACGGCGCGCCCTTCCCGGGCGGGGCGGTGACATGGAAGCCGGGGTAGCTGCCGAGGGCCAGCTCGATCGCCGCGCCGGACAACGCCCGGCCCACGGGCTCCTGTTCGGGGTCCCGCACCACCAGCCGGAGCAGCGCGCTCGCGGTCTCCTCGGTGTCGGCGTCGGCCCGGTCCGTACGGGGCAGCTCCCAGCGGACCTCCTGCGGCCGGCGCCCGGCGCGCGCGAAGGCGTCCGCGCACTGGTCCCGGACCAGCGCCGCCTTGGCCTCGATGTCGAGACCGGTGAGGACGAAGACGACCTCGTTGCGCCAGCCGCCGAGCCGGGTCAGCCCGGCCTTGAGCGTGGGCGGCGGGGCCTCCCCGCGTACGCCGGAGACCGCGACCCGGTCCGGACCGTCCTGCGTCAGCCGTACGGTGTCGAGCCGGGCGGTCACGTCGGGGCCCGCGTACCGGGCTCCGCCCGTCTCGTACAGGAGTTGGGCGGTGACCGTGCCGAGGTCCACGACGCCGCCGGTGCCGTCGTGCTTGGTGATGACCGAGCTGCCGTCCGCGTGGATCTCCGCGACCGGGAAGCCGGGGCGGCGGATGTCGTGGTCGCGGAAGAAGGCGTAGTTGCCGCCCGTGGCCTGCGTACCGCACTCCAGGACGTGCCCGGCGACGACGGCCCCGGCGAGCGCGTCGTGGTCCTCGGGGCCCCAGCCGAAGTGGGCGGCGGCTGGGCCGGTGACGAGGGCGGCGTCCGTCACCCGGCCGGTGACGACGACCTCGGCACCGGCCCGCAGGCAAGCCGCGATGCCTGCTCCGCCAAGATACGCGTTGGCCGTGAGAAAGCCCTCCGGTACGGGGATGTTGTCGCCCTCCACATGCGCGACCCGCACCGGCACGCCGACCTTCTCGGCCAGCTCCCGGATCGCGTCGGCGAGCCCGGCCGGGTTGAGGCCGCCCGCGTTGGCGACGATCCGCACCCCGCGCTCGTGGGCGAGCCCGAGGCCGTCCTCCAACTGCCGCAGGAACGTGGAGGCGTAGCCCCGCGACGGGTCCTTGAGGCGGCTGCGGCCGAGGATCAGCATGGTCAGCTCGGCGAGATAGTCGCCGGTGAGGACGTCGAGCGGGCCGCCGGTGAGCATCTCGCGCAGGGCGTCGAAGCGGTCGCCGTAGAAGCCGGAGGCGTTGCCGATGCGGAGGGGTTCCGGCGCCCCGCGCCCGGTCATCGCTCCCCCTTCGGCGCCCGCCCCGCCCCCGCCGGCCCCGCGAACGCCTGCGCGATCGACAGCCAGGCGTCCGCGTCCGCCCCGGCCGCGCGGACCGCCAGGTCGTCGCGGTGGGCGCGCTGCGTGACGAGCAGGCAGAAGTCGTGCAGCGGCCCGGTGACCCGCTGCCCGGCGTCCTCGGGGCCGTACGTGATCAACTCGCCGTCCGGCGCGGTCAGTTCCACCCGGAATTCCTCGCTGGGCGGTTGCTTGCCCCGTACGAGGAAGGCGTAGTCACGGGCCCGGACGCCGATGCGGGCGACGTGCCGCAGCCGGGCGGTGGGGGTGCGGGTGACCCCGAGGGCGTCGGCGATGTCCTGGCCGTGCGCCCAGGTCTCCATCAGCCGCCCGGTCGCCATGGAGGCGACGCTCATCGGCGGCCCGTACCAGGGGAACTTCGACCCGGCGGGCGCCGCGCGCAGGGCCTCCCGCAAGCGCTCGCGGCCCTCGCGCCAGCGGACGAGCAGCGCGTCCGGCGGGTACGCCGCGACGATCTCCTCGGCGGCCCGGTCCACGAAGCCCTCGGGGTCCTCCATGGCCTTCGCCACCTCGTCCCCGAAGCGGCCGGGGTCGGTGACGGAGATCAGCGCGACGTCGTCGGTCCAGCTCAGGTGGGCGATCTGATGGGCGAGGGTCCACCCCTCGGCCGGGGTCTCCCCCGCCCACTGTCTCGCGGTCGCCCCGGCGACGAGCAGATCCAGCTCCAGGCTCTCGCTGCGCAGATCGTCCAGCACGGCTGAGGCATCGGACACGGTGCGCTCCCCTCGGGGCGTGACGGCGTGCCCGGGAGCCTGCCAGCGGAACGTAAAACAATCAAGCATGCTTGCATGATTTTTTTACGGTGCCCGGCTCCGCGATGCGCTCAGTGGGCACGGCGCTCGGCTTCGGCATGCCACCAGCGGGGCGGCGACGCGCCGGTCACCCGGGAGGACGGCTGTTCGGGGTGCAGCCCGAGCGGCCGCAGCGCTTCGGCGGGCACGCGAACGTCGAACCAGCCGTGCCAGTGCCCGTCGGCGCCGACACCGCAGGCCAGGTTCACCTGGATCTCGCCCGGCGCGAAGGGCATCCAGTCGATGCCCCGGTCCCGCAGTCAACCGCGCACGGCCGCCATCGGAGGAAGGCGGCCGGGCAGGTTCTCGTAAGCGGCGACGGTGATCCACTCGGCGGGCGGGGTGTCCATGGGCCCATGATGCCGGGCGGGCCTTCCGCTCAGCGAGCGGGCTGGCGGGGTGCCTTCACCTCCGGCACCGACACCGACTCCGCCTCCCGGGAGGCGGCCCGCGGCGCAGCCGCGTTCCGCAGCAGCGTCGCCGCGAGCACCAGCGCTACGGTGACGAGCCCCGCGCCCACGCGGAAGGCGAGCTGGTAGCCGGAGGTGAGCGCCGAGGCGGGGGGCGCGCCGTCGCCGGTCAGGGCCTCGGTGTGCGAGGTGGCGAGGGTGCTGAGGACGGCGAGGCCGAAGGCGCTGCCGATCTGCTGCATGGTGTTGAACATGCCGGAGGCGATGCCCGAGTCCTCCGGCGTCGCCCCGGACATCGCGAGCGTGGCGAGCGACGGCATGGCGAGGCCGAAGCCGATGCCCAGCGGCAGCAGCGCCGGGAGGACGTCCGCCGCGTAACTCCCGTCCGCCGGTACGCGCCCCAGCACCGCGAGCCCCGCCGCGATGAGCGCGAGCCCCGGCAGCAGGACCGTGCGCGGGCCGAAGCGGGCGATCAGCGAGGGCGCGAGGCCGAGGGACAGGGCGCCGATGGCGACGGAGACCGGGGAGAGGCCGAGCCCGGTGCGGATCTCGTCGTATCCGAGCACCTTCTGCACGTACAGCACGCACAGGAACTGGAAGCTGAACATCCCGGCCACCATCAGCGCCTGGATCCCCATCGCCCCCGCGACCACCCGCGACCGGAACACGCGCAGCGGAAGCAGCGGGTGGGCCGCCCTCGCCTGACGCACCACAAAGCCGAGCAGCAGGGCGAGGGCGGCGGCGCCGAGGCCCAGCGTGTGCGCCGAGGCCCAGCCGTGCGCGGCGGTCCCGACGATCGTGTAGACGCCGAGCATCAGCGCGGAGGTGACCAGGAGCGCGCCCGCGGCGTCGGCGCCCCGGCCCAGCCCCGACCCGCGTTCGGGCGCGAGGACGCGTCCGGCGGCGAGCACGGCGACGGCGCCGATCGGCACGTTGATGACGAAGATCCAGTGCCAGCTGAGGGCCTGCGTGAGGACGCCGCCCGCGAGGAGGCCCAGCGAGCCTCCGGCGGACTGGACGAAGCTGTAGACGCCGATCGCCTTCGCCCGCTCCCTGGCCTCGGGGAACAGCGTCACCACCATGCCGAGCGTCCCGGCCGAGGTCACCGCGCCGCCGACGCCCTGGACGAAGCGGGAGGCGAGCAGCGTCGCGGGGTCCTGCGCGAGTCCGCACAGCAGGGACGCCGCCGTGAAGAGGGCGAGCCCGGCGACGAAGACGCGCTTGCGTCCGACGAGGTCGCCGAGGCGGCCGGAGAGCAGCAGCAGGCCGCCGAAGGGGACGAGGTAGATGTTGACCACCCAGGCCAGGGCGGACGGCGAGAAGCCGAGGTCGCGCTGGACGGCGGGGAGCGCCACATTGACGACGGTCCCGTCGAGGATGACCATCAGCTGCCCCGCGCAGAGGACGGCGAGGGCGCGCCAACGCGAGTGCGGGGCGGCTGTTTCGGTTCGCGACACGGCGACTACCTCCAAAGGTGCACGTCTTGTTACAGACCTCATCCTCTGTAACCATCGGCCGTGGCGTAAGGAGGCACTTTCATGTCACGCAGTCACACCGATGTGTCCGACCAGGTCATCAGCGAGGCGTGCCCGCTCACCGAGGTCCTGGACCGGGTGGCGGGCAAGTGGAGCATCGGGATTCTGGTCGCGGCGGCGCACGGGCCGGTCCGGTTCACCGAGCTGGAGCGGACCATCGCGGGCATCAGCCGCCGCATGCTGACCCTGAACCTGCGCAAGCTGGAGCGCGACGGGCTGCTGATCCGGACCGTGTATCCGACGGTGCCGCCCAAGGTGGAGTACAGCCTCACGCCGATGGCCCGCGAGCTGCACGCGACGCTCACCGGGCTCGTCGGCTGGGCGGAGCGCCACCGGGCGGACATCACGGCGGCCCGCGCCGCGTTCGACGCGGGCGCCGCGGCGGCGTCCTGACCGGCTACCCCTTCGCGACCTTCCGCACCTGGCTCCGCACCGCCCCCATGCTCGCCCCGATGACCAGCGCGATCGCGAGGGCGTCCGTCAGGGACAGGGCCTGGTGGAGGATGAGGAATCCGGCCATGGCGGCGATCGCCGGTTCCAGACTCATCAGGATGGCGAAGGTGGGCGCGGGCAGGCGGCGCAGCGCGATGAGTTCCAGGGTGTACGGGAGTACGGAACTGAGCAGCGCGACGGCCGCGCCGAGCCCGAGTGTCGTGGGGACGACGAGCTTGGAGCCGGCGTCCATGATGCCGAGGGGCAGCGAGAGGAGCGCGGCGACCACCATCGCCAGGGCCAGGCCGTCGGCCTGGGGGAAGCGGCGGCCGGTGCGGGCGCTGAAGACGATGTACGCCGCCCACATCGCCCCGGCCCCCAGCGCGAAGGCGGCGCCCACCGGGTCGAGCCGGTCGAAGCCACCGCCGCTCAGCAGGACGACGCCGCCGAGGGCGAGGGCCGCCCAGACGACGTTGACCAGGCGGCGCGAGGCGATCACGGACAGGGCGAGCGGGCCGAGCACTTCGAGGGTGACGGCGGCGCCGAGCGGGATGCGGTCGGCGGCCTGGTAGAACAGCGTGTTCATGCCGCCCATGGCGATGCCGAAGGCGATCACGGTGCCCCAGTCGGCCCGCGAGTGGCCGCGCAGTTTCGGGCGGCAGACGACGAGCAGGACGAGCGCGGCGGCGGCCAGCCGCAGGGTGACGACCCCGAGCGCCCCGGCCCGGGGCATCAGCAGCACCGCGATGGCGGCGCCGAACTGCACGGACAGCCCGCCCGCGACGACCAGCGCGACCGGGGCGAGCGCGGCCCGCCGCCCGCCGGGCCGCTCCGGACCGCCGAGCGTCGGCGAGACGACCGCCTCCGGCACGGCGACGGCGGCGGCTGCGGCCGGTTCTGCGGCGGCGGCGGTGGTGGGCCGGTCATTCACTGGGGGCCTGTCCTTCTGGGTCCTGAATCATGCGGTATTTCCACTCCCCCAGGCTAACGGTCAGAAATTGACAAGTTGAAATCAGAAACAGAACAGTTTTCACCACAAGTTCTTCCCAACCCGTTCCCCAATTCTCATATAGTGACGGGGACTTACTCCTGAATCAGCTGTTCCAGTTGTCCCGCTTGTCTCCGGTGCCACGCTCGTCCGAACCGCCCCGTCCGCCGCCGTCCGCCCCAAGGACTCCGCTTTGCGCCCCTCTACCCGGCCGACCGCACTGGCCCTTCCGGTCACGGCCGCCCTCACCGCTGCCCTGAGCGTGTGGGCGACCTTCGCCGCTCCCGCATCGGCCAGGACCGCGGTGGCCTGGGGCTCCGGCGCGGCCGCCGTACTCCTCGTGGCCGCCGTCACCACCGCCGTCCACGCCCGGGCCACGGTGCGCCGGCTCCGCGAGACGCACGCCGCCGAGAGCGCCCGGTTCACGGCGGAGGTCTCGCGCATGGTCTCGGCCTCTGCGGCCGAGGCCCAGAAGTTCACCGCGGAGAACGCCCGCGTCAAGGCGGCCGCCGCCGCCGGGACGGCGAAGGCCAAGGAGGAGGCCGAGGCCGCCGCCGCCCGCCTCACCGCCGAGAACGCCCGGCTGAAGGCCCGCGCCTCGCGCGCCGAGACCGAGCGCTCCGCCGCCCTCACCGCCTGCGCCAACGCGGCCGGCCGGATGCAGGCCCTCGCCACGAGCATGCTCGCCGACCTCCGCGAGATGGAGCACCGGCACACCTCCGAGGACGTCCTCGCCGACCTCCTCCACCTCGACCACCGCACCGCCCAGGCCGGCCGCCTCGCCGACTCCATCGCCGTGCTCACCGGCGCCCGCTCCGGCCGGCGCTGGGCC from Streptomyces drozdowiczii carries:
- a CDS encoding AMP-binding protein, whose protein sequence is MAHVFRSDYPDVQPLDTAIHDAVLGHATERFGETVALIDGTNASSRLTYAQLDAFHRRIAAGLAAAGLVKGDVLALHSPNTIAYPAVFHAATRAGATVTTVHPLATAEEFAKQLRDSSARWIVTVSPLLAVARRAAELVGGIEEVFVCDHAEGHASLLDMLTTTAPEPMVTVDPAEDVAALPYSSGTTGAPKGVMLTHRSMATNLEQLVPFVPLGEGHRILAVLPFFHIYGLTALMNAPLRLGATIVVLPRFDLAQFLAAIESHRINGLYVAPPIVLALAKHPVVDRYDLSSLEYIVSAAAPLDADLAAACSRRLGLPPVRQAYGMTELSPGTHVVPLAAENPPPGAVGTLLPSTEMRIVSLDDPTLDAPPGEPGEILIRGPQVMKGYLGRPDATAEMIDPDGWVHTGDVGRVDEAGWLFVVDRVKELIKYKGYQVAPAELEALLLGHEGVADAAVIGIQDPDGNEIPKAYVVRSAGAAVTAEDLMTWVAERVAPYKKVRAVEFIETVPRAVSGKILRRELRGRAVTGSP
- a CDS encoding acyl-CoA dehydrogenase family protein, with protein sequence MSTSTVLETEEHQALRAAVAALGKRYGRAYMQSLVSEGGHPRELWAEAAKAGFLGVNLPEEYGGGGAGMAELSIVLEELGASGSPLLMMIVSPAICGTVISRFGTEEQKRQWLPGLADGSLTMAFGITEPDAGSNSHRITTTARRDGGDWLLTGRKVFVSGVDIADATLIVGRTEDARTGKLKACLFIVPRETPGFQRNRIDMEVHAPEKQFELVLDDVRLPAEALVGDEDAGLLQLFAGLNPERIMTAAFGIGMGRYALGRAVEYAKTRQVWKEPIGAHQAVAHPLAQAHIELELARLMMQKAARLYDAGDDVGAGEAANMAKYAAGEACVKAVDQAVHTLGGNGLTREYGLASLITGARVARIAPVSREMILNYVSHQTLGLPKSY
- a CDS encoding acetyl/propionyl/methylcrotonyl-CoA carboxylase subunit alpha, translating into MIKSLLVANRGEIACRIFRTCRALGIATVAVYSDADAGALHVREADTAVRLPGAAPADTYLRGDLVVAAALAAGADAVHPGYGFLSENADFAAAVQDAGLRWIGPPVKAIELMASKTRAKELMAAAGVPLLAPVDPAAATAEDLPLLLKAAAGGGGRGMRIVRDLGDLPGELTAAGAEALSAFGDGEVFAEPYVERGRHVEVQVMADEHGGVWALGTRDCSLQRRHQKVIEEAPAPVLPDELRERLHEAAVAAARAVGYRGAGTVEFLVAPGGRPYFLEMNTRLQVEHPVTEEVFGLDLVALQLRIAEGEPLPAAGPPSPVGHAVEARLYAEDPARDWQPQTGALLSLRVPDEPGVRLDTGYTGGDTIGVHYDPLIAKVIARAPTRAEAVRLLARALERARIHGPVTNRDLLVRSLRHPDFVGGRPDTGFYDGHLAALTAPGDGAAARLAATAAALAEAARGVAAGGVARFGAWRNLPSRPQARRYRSEPDGSEHEITYRSGRAGLSVPDDGVRVVAAAPDRVTLETDGVTRTFHVTVHDTRAYVDTASGAYTFTVLPRFTDPADRTEPGSLLAPMPGTVVRLADGLAEGAAVTAGQPLIWLEAMKMEHRVLAPASGTLTALHAAPGLQVEVGALLAVVTESSTDPSEEQPA
- a CDS encoding acyl-CoA carboxylase subunit beta, which translates into the protein MTVLPTGLDTASPDYAANRAAMLDKLAELEAAHAKALEGGGEKYVERHRGRGKLLARERVELLLDPDTPFLELSPLAAWGSEYAVGASLVTGIGVVEGVECLITANDPTVRGGASNPWTLKKALRANEIAFANRLPVISLVESGGADLPSQKEIFIPGGALFRDLTRLSAAGIPTVAVVFGNSTAGGAYVPGMSDHTVMIQERSKVFLGGPPLVKMATGEESDDESLGGAAMHARTSGLADHFAVDEHDALRQARRIVARLNWRKAHADPGPAEPPKYDEDELIGIVPGDLKVPFDPREVIARLVDGSDFDAFKPLYGTSLVTGWARLHGYPVGILANAQGVLFSEESQKAAQFIQLANQRDIPLLFLHNTTGYMVGKEYEQGGIIKHGAMMINAVSNSKVPHLSVLMGASYGAGHYGMCGRAYDPRFLFAWPGSKSAVMGPQQLAGVLSIVARASAAAKGRPYDDEADAALRAMVEQQIESESLPMFLSGRLYDDGVIDPRDTRTVLGLCLSAIHTAPVEGARGGFGIFRM
- a CDS encoding TIGR03084 family metal-binding protein, which codes for MSDASAVLDDLRSESLELDLLVAGATARQWAGETPAEGWTLAHQIAHLSWTDDVALISVTDPGRFGDEVAKAMEDPEGFVDRAAEEIVAAYPPDALLVRWREGRERLREALRAAPAGSKFPWYGPPMSVASMATGRLMETWAHGQDIADALGVTRTPTARLRHVARIGVRARDYAFLVRGKQPPSEEFRVELTAPDGELITYGPEDAGQRVTGPLHDFCLLVTQRAHRDDLAVRAAGADADAWLSIAQAFAGPAGAGRAPKGER